In one Thermaerobacter sp. PB12/4term genomic region, the following are encoded:
- a CDS encoding DUF2179 domain-containing protein → MSDGFSYVLVFLARVADVSLSTLRLMLVFRGQRLLGSLVGLFEVSIYIVALGFVVERLHEDPITLLFYALGFASGSYLGGVLEERLALGVEMVQVIPHGSGGRILAGDLRQQGYGVTELEGQGREGHRTVLLITVERKRLPQLLATLREREPQAFVTVLDTRRAIGGVFPRVRKGK, encoded by the coding sequence GTGAGCGACGGTTTCAGCTACGTCCTGGTTTTCCTGGCCCGGGTCGCGGACGTCAGCCTGAGCACGCTGCGCCTGATGCTGGTCTTCCGGGGCCAGCGGCTGCTGGGATCCCTAGTCGGCCTGTTCGAAGTCAGCATCTACATCGTGGCCCTGGGCTTTGTGGTGGAACGGCTGCACGAGGATCCCATCACCCTGCTGTTTTACGCCCTGGGTTTCGCCAGCGGCAGTTACCTGGGCGGCGTGCTGGAGGAGCGGCTGGCCCTGGGCGTCGAGATGGTGCAGGTGATCCCCCACGGGTCGGGGGGCCGGATCCTGGCCGGTGACCTGCGGCAGCAGGGCTACGGCGTGACGGAGCTGGAGGGCCAGGGCCGGGAAGGCCACCGCACCGTGCTGCTGATCACCGTGGAACGCAAGCGGCTACCCCAGCTGCTGGCGACCCTGCGGGAGCGAGAGCCCCAGGCCTTCGTGACCGTGCTGGATACCCGGCGCGCCATCGGCGGCGTCTTCCCCCGCGTGCGCAAGGGGAAGTAG
- the dinB gene encoding DNA polymerase IV, translated as MDRWVLHCDLDAFFAAVEQLDRPELAGRPVVVGGDPASRGVVATCSYEARAFGVRSAMPLAQARRLCPQAVFLPVRRERYEEVSRRVMAILARESPVLEPVSIDEAYLEVRGDGPATAHRLREAVRREVGLAMTVGVGPNRLVAKMACQMAKPDGLLVVPPDAVERWLAPQPVDALPGLGPVTAARLRRLGIETLGQLATAHPARLHPVLKSRVAEVQARARGWDPRPVGAGAPVRSFSEERTLARDRRAGQVLPVLAELCEELGSRLRRHGYRATQVTLKVRFADFTTITRSRSLEQPICGDGELLAVARELLERHVPAGRWLRLVGVAAGGLIHRHDPLQLHLWPGDQRAQRLAEAVDRVRGRFGPSAIGLAARWLRQGEQGGRRVPPEHGPAGSPGGGRPVQPADPALGARGAPVEPAPGRRPRGGAQR; from the coding sequence ATGGACCGCTGGGTCCTCCATTGCGATCTGGATGCCTTCTTTGCCGCCGTGGAGCAGCTGGACCGGCCCGAGCTTGCGGGCCGCCCGGTGGTCGTGGGCGGCGATCCCGCGTCCCGTGGCGTGGTGGCCACCTGCTCCTACGAAGCCCGGGCCTTCGGGGTGCGCTCCGCCATGCCCCTGGCCCAGGCGCGCCGCCTGTGCCCCCAGGCCGTGTTCCTCCCCGTGCGCCGGGAACGGTATGAGGAAGTGTCCCGCCGGGTCATGGCGATCCTGGCCCGGGAGAGCCCGGTGCTCGAGCCGGTGTCCATCGACGAGGCGTACCTGGAGGTGCGGGGCGACGGCCCGGCGACCGCGCACCGGCTGCGGGAGGCCGTGCGGCGGGAGGTGGGGCTGGCCATGACCGTGGGCGTGGGGCCCAACCGGCTGGTGGCCAAGATGGCATGCCAGATGGCCAAGCCCGACGGGCTTTTGGTGGTGCCGCCGGACGCGGTGGAGCGGTGGCTGGCTCCCCAGCCGGTGGACGCTCTGCCCGGCCTGGGTCCGGTGACGGCCGCCCGCCTGCGCCGCCTGGGCATCGAGACCCTGGGCCAGCTCGCCACGGCCCATCCGGCCCGGTTGCATCCCGTCCTGAAGAGCCGGGTGGCCGAAGTGCAGGCGCGGGCGCGGGGCTGGGATCCGCGCCCGGTGGGAGCCGGCGCGCCGGTGCGGTCCTTCAGCGAGGAGCGCACCCTGGCCCGGGACCGGCGGGCGGGGCAGGTCCTGCCGGTGCTGGCCGAACTTTGTGAGGAACTGGGCAGCCGGCTGCGCCGCCACGGCTACCGGGCGACCCAGGTGACCCTCAAGGTGCGCTTCGCCGACTTCACCACCATCACCCGCAGCCGCAGCCTGGAGCAGCCCATCTGCGGGGACGGGGAGCTGCTTGCCGTGGCCCGGGAGCTGCTGGAGCGGCACGTGCCCGCCGGCCGCTGGCTGCGGCTGGTGGGGGTGGCCGCCGGCGGCCTGATCCACCGCCATGACCCGCTGCAGCTGCACCTCTGGCCTGGCGACCAGCGGGCCCAGAGGCTGGCGGAGGCCGTCGACCGGGTGCGCGGGCGCTTCGGCCCCAGCGCCATCGGCCTGGCGGCCCGGTGGCTGCGCCAGGGCGAGCAGGGCGGCCGCCGCGTCCCGCCGGAGCATGGCCCGGCCGGTTCGCCCGGCGGGGGCCGGCCCGTCCAGCCGGCCGACCCCGCCCTCGGGGCGCGAGGCGCGCCGGTGGAACCGGCCCCCGGCCGCCGGCCGCGGGGAGGCGCCCAGCGGTGA
- the smpB gene encoding SsrA-binding protein SmpB: MAARGDGVRLVAENRKARHDYFVDETFEAGLVLTGTEIKSIRAGRVNLRDSHARVERGEVWLYGVHIAPYEHGNRFNHEPDRPRKLLLHRREIDYLAGRVRERGYTLVPLKLYLKGGWAKVELALARGKKSYDKRATIAQREAQRRIAQALRARR, from the coding sequence ATGGCGGCACGGGGCGACGGAGTGCGCCTGGTGGCCGAAAATCGCAAGGCGCGCCATGACTACTTTGTCGACGAGACCTTCGAGGCGGGGCTGGTGCTGACCGGTACCGAGATCAAGTCCATCCGCGCGGGCCGGGTCAACCTGCGGGACAGCCACGCCCGGGTGGAGCGGGGCGAGGTGTGGCTTTACGGCGTCCACATCGCGCCCTACGAGCACGGCAACCGGTTCAACCACGAGCCGGACCGGCCGCGCAAGCTCCTGCTGCACCGCCGGGAAATCGATTACCTGGCGGGCCGGGTGCGGGAGCGGGGCTACACTCTGGTACCACTCAAGCTGTACCTCAAGGGCGGCTGGGCGAAGGTCGAACTGGCCCTGGCCCGGGGCAAGAAGAGCTACGACAAGCGGGCCACCATTGCCCAGCGGGAAGCCCAGCGGCGGATCGCCCAGGCCCTGCGCGCCCGCCGGTGA
- the rnr gene encoding ribonuclease R translates to MARRRRKQGETTTGPAAEAAGRDERAPAGSAAGAGQEQPERAAAGEAPGPAGAPAAGATAAAGAPSAAPAAVARWEERIVAFMREKAYRPLTAGQLAAAMGVEDPEADAAFRAALERLEAGGRVVRTRTRRYGVPERMNLAVGVLQGHPKGYAFLIQPDGDDVFIPAENLNGAMHRDRVVVRLVGRARGGRKAEGEVIRILERANRELVGRLEWRGDEAGYGFVTPVDQRLFWDVFIPQGQLGGARAGDMVVVEITRWPEKRRGPEGRVVRVLGPADAPGVDVAAIVAKAGLRVDFPPAALAQAEQVPEKVTARDRRGRRDLRDWLIVTIDGADAKDLDDAVSLERLPEGGEAVWRLGVHIADVSHYVPEGSPLDLEARRRATSVYLVDRVVPMLPPRLSNGICSLNPRVDRLTVTVLMDFDAQGRRVGYEIFPSVIRTRHRLTYEGVQRMLEGDSADPEVRALREQHADVLPMLEDMARLSARLAARRERRGSIDFDIAEVKVVLDEQGMPRELLRRERTVATRIIEEFMIAANETVAEHCHWRQAPFLYRVHEEPDPDEVEELAAFLTILGYHLPPRRKLHPRLFQQVLKQVEGRPEEYLVNAVVLRTMKRARYATEALGHFGLAARFYCHFTSPIRRYPDLVVHRIVKELVARGTLPAARVDQLEALLPEIADHCSQQERVAEEAERESVDLKKVQFMADKVGETYRGIISGVTSFGLFVTLPNLVEGLVHVSTLTDDYYHYEEKLYSLVGERTRRTFRLGDEVEVVVAGVHPETRTIDLVLAELAGELEDYAGRPARAGRRRGGTATTQAERGKNAARGAAAAAPAAARSNSGKGRERRAHGGTGRRSAPGGRKSQGAP, encoded by the coding sequence TTGGCAAGGCGGAGAAGGAAGCAGGGCGAGACCACCACCGGCCCCGCGGCCGAGGCTGCCGGCCGGGACGAACGAGCCCCGGCCGGCTCGGCGGCCGGCGCCGGCCAAGAGCAGCCCGAGCGGGCTGCCGCCGGGGAAGCGCCTGGGCCTGCGGGCGCGCCGGCCGCCGGTGCCACCGCGGCCGCCGGTGCGCCCTCGGCCGCCCCGGCGGCGGTGGCCCGCTGGGAAGAGCGCATCGTCGCCTTCATGCGGGAAAAGGCCTACCGCCCCCTGACGGCAGGCCAGCTGGCCGCGGCCATGGGCGTGGAAGATCCCGAGGCGGATGCCGCCTTCCGCGCCGCCCTGGAGCGGCTGGAGGCCGGGGGCCGGGTTGTCCGCACCCGCACCCGGCGCTACGGCGTCCCCGAGCGGATGAACCTGGCCGTGGGCGTGCTACAGGGACACCCCAAAGGCTACGCCTTCCTCATCCAGCCCGACGGGGATGACGTCTTCATCCCGGCGGAGAACCTCAACGGGGCCATGCACCGGGACCGGGTGGTGGTGCGGCTGGTGGGCCGCGCCCGGGGCGGGCGCAAGGCCGAGGGCGAGGTCATCCGGATCCTGGAGCGGGCCAACCGCGAGCTGGTGGGCCGCCTGGAGTGGCGCGGGGACGAGGCAGGCTACGGCTTTGTCACCCCCGTGGACCAGCGGCTGTTCTGGGACGTCTTCATCCCCCAGGGCCAGCTGGGCGGCGCGCGGGCCGGCGACATGGTGGTGGTGGAGATCACCCGCTGGCCGGAGAAGCGGCGCGGCCCCGAAGGCCGGGTGGTGCGGGTGCTGGGCCCGGCCGATGCGCCGGGCGTCGACGTGGCGGCCATCGTCGCCAAGGCGGGCCTGCGGGTCGACTTCCCGCCGGCGGCCCTGGCCCAGGCGGAGCAGGTGCCGGAGAAGGTCACCGCCCGCGACCGCCGGGGCCGGCGCGACCTGCGCGACTGGCTGATCGTCACCATCGACGGCGCCGACGCCAAGGACCTGGACGACGCCGTCTCTCTGGAGCGGTTGCCCGAGGGGGGCGAGGCGGTCTGGCGGCTGGGCGTCCACATCGCCGACGTGTCCCACTACGTCCCCGAGGGCAGCCCGCTGGACCTGGAGGCGCGCCGCCGGGCCACCAGCGTCTACCTGGTGGACCGGGTGGTGCCCATGCTGCCGCCCCGTCTTTCCAACGGCATCTGCAGCCTGAACCCGCGGGTCGACCGGCTGACCGTCACGGTGCTGATGGACTTCGACGCCCAGGGGCGGCGGGTTGGGTACGAGATCTTCCCCAGCGTCATCCGCACCCGTCACCGGCTGACCTATGAGGGCGTGCAGCGGATGCTGGAGGGGGATTCCGCCGACCCCGAGGTGCGGGCGCTGCGGGAGCAGCACGCCGACGTGCTGCCCATGCTGGAAGACATGGCGCGACTCTCGGCCCGGCTGGCGGCGCGCCGGGAGCGGCGGGGCAGCATCGACTTCGACATCGCCGAAGTCAAGGTGGTCCTGGACGAGCAGGGCATGCCCCGGGAGCTTCTGCGCCGGGAGCGCACCGTGGCCACCCGGATCATCGAGGAGTTCATGATCGCCGCCAACGAGACGGTGGCGGAGCACTGTCACTGGCGGCAGGCGCCCTTCCTCTACCGGGTCCACGAGGAGCCCGACCCCGACGAGGTGGAGGAACTGGCTGCCTTCCTCACCATCCTGGGCTATCACCTGCCGCCCCGGCGCAAGCTGCACCCGCGGCTCTTCCAGCAGGTGCTCAAGCAGGTGGAAGGCCGCCCCGAGGAATACCTGGTCAATGCCGTGGTGCTGCGCACCATGAAGCGGGCCCGCTACGCCACCGAGGCCCTGGGCCACTTCGGGTTGGCGGCCCGGTTCTACTGCCACTTCACCTCGCCCATCCGGCGCTATCCCGACCTGGTGGTGCACCGCATCGTGAAGGAGCTGGTGGCGCGGGGCACGCTGCCTGCGGCCAGGGTCGACCAGCTGGAGGCCCTCCTGCCCGAGATCGCCGACCACTGCTCCCAGCAGGAGCGGGTGGCCGAGGAGGCCGAGCGGGAGAGCGTCGACCTGAAGAAGGTCCAGTTCATGGCGGACAAGGTGGGGGAGACCTACCGGGGCATCATCTCGGGGGTCACCTCCTTCGGCTTGTTCGTCACCCTGCCGAACCTGGTGGAAGGGCTCGTCCATGTCAGCACGCTGACCGACGACTATTATCACTACGAGGAGAAGCTCTACAGCCTGGTGGGCGAGCGCACCCGCCGCACCTTCCGCCTGGGCGACGAGGTGGAGGTGGTGGTGGCCGGGGTCCATCCGGAGACCCGCACCATCGACCTGGTGCTGGCGGAGCTGGCCGGCGAGCTGGAGGACTATGCCGGCCGGCCGGCGCGCGCCGGGCGCCGGAGGGGCGGCACCGCGACCACCCAGGCTGAGCGAGGGAAGAACGCGGCCCGCGGCGCCGCGGCGGCGGCGCCGGCCGCGGCCCGGAGCAACAGCGGCAAGGGCCGGGAGAGGAGAGCCCATGGCGGCACGGGGCGACGGAGTGCGCCTGGTGGCCGAAAATCGCAAGGCGCGCCATGA
- a CDS encoding sodium-translocating pyrophosphatase — MVERELALLVPAVGLLALVVAVSLARSVARVDAGEGKMVEVARAIQEGAMAFLAREYRALVAFVLVMAGVLAVAGRWAPGAGFGPAAAAAYLIGATASLAAGFGGMRVATTANVRTARMAQQGGLPAGLAVAFSGGAVMGLAVVGLGLLGLGVLYLAWVDPARPATLAVLNGFAMGASSVALFARVGGGIYTKAADMGADLVGKLEAGIPEDDPRNPAVIADNVGDNVGDVAGMGADLFESYVGSVVAAVVVAAAGGAAAGGAAGGLAGSGGAGPLAGAAAAGPAQVLFPLVLAAVGVVASLLGIAITRAGAGGDPAAALRRGTLAAAFLLAAGGGLAAGWLGLPRAAAAMVAGLLAGVLIGLVTEYYTSGDRPPVQQVARSSATGTATNILAGLAVGMKSTALPVLMVGVATLVAHHYAGLYGIAVAAVGMLATTGITVAVDAYGPIADNAGGIAQMAGLPAEVRAVTDRLDAVGNTTAAMGKGFAIGSAALTALGLFSAYATTTGLGAIDLLDPRVIAGALVGGMLPMLFSALAVEAVGRAAFAMIEEVRRQFRQKPGILTGQERPDYARCVDISTRSALAQMVLPGLLAVAAPLAVGLILGPEAVGGLLAGAMVTGVLVAIFMANAGGAWDNAKKFIEGGALGGKGSDPHRAAVVGDTVGDPFKDTAGPSLNILIKLMSVVALVFAPLFLRLGG; from the coding sequence GTGGTGGAGCGGGAACTGGCCCTGCTGGTCCCGGCCGTCGGCCTCCTGGCGCTGGTGGTGGCCGTGTCCCTGGCCCGCTCGGTGGCGCGGGTCGACGCCGGCGAGGGCAAGATGGTCGAGGTGGCCCGGGCCATCCAGGAGGGGGCCATGGCCTTCCTGGCCCGGGAATACCGGGCGCTGGTGGCCTTCGTGCTGGTGATGGCGGGCGTGCTGGCGGTGGCCGGTCGCTGGGCACCGGGCGCCGGCTTCGGCCCGGCGGCGGCCGCTGCCTACTTGATCGGGGCCACGGCATCCCTGGCGGCCGGCTTTGGGGGCATGCGGGTCGCTACCACCGCCAACGTGCGCACCGCCCGGATGGCCCAGCAGGGTGGGTTGCCGGCGGGCCTGGCCGTGGCCTTCAGCGGCGGGGCGGTGATGGGGCTGGCGGTGGTGGGCCTGGGCCTGCTGGGCCTGGGCGTCCTGTACCTGGCGTGGGTCGACCCGGCCCGGCCGGCGACCCTGGCGGTCCTCAACGGCTTTGCCATGGGCGCCAGTTCCGTTGCCCTCTTCGCCCGGGTCGGCGGGGGCATCTACACCAAGGCGGCCGACATGGGCGCGGACCTGGTGGGCAAGCTGGAGGCCGGGATCCCGGAGGACGACCCGCGCAATCCTGCGGTGATCGCCGACAACGTGGGCGACAACGTGGGCGACGTGGCCGGCATGGGGGCAGACCTCTTCGAATCCTACGTGGGGTCGGTGGTGGCGGCCGTGGTGGTGGCGGCGGCCGGGGGGGCGGCAGCCGGCGGGGCCGCCGGGGGGCTGGCCGGAAGCGGCGGCGCGGGGCCGCTGGCGGGCGCTGCGGCAGCCGGGCCGGCCCAGGTGCTCTTTCCCCTGGTGCTGGCCGCCGTCGGCGTGGTGGCCTCCCTGCTGGGCATCGCCATCACCCGGGCCGGGGCGGGTGGCGATCCTGCCGCCGCCCTGCGCCGGGGTACCCTGGCCGCGGCCTTCTTGCTGGCGGCAGGCGGGGGTCTGGCGGCGGGCTGGCTCGGGCTGCCCCGGGCGGCGGCGGCCATGGTGGCCGGCCTGCTGGCCGGCGTCCTCATCGGCCTGGTGACGGAGTACTACACGTCCGGCGACCGGCCGCCGGTGCAGCAGGTGGCCCGTTCTTCCGCCACCGGCACCGCCACCAACATCCTGGCCGGCCTGGCGGTGGGCATGAAGAGCACCGCCCTGCCCGTCCTGATGGTGGGCGTGGCCACCCTGGTGGCCCACCACTACGCCGGCCTGTACGGCATCGCCGTGGCCGCCGTGGGCATGCTGGCGACCACGGGCATCACCGTAGCCGTTGACGCCTACGGCCCCATCGCCGACAACGCCGGCGGCATCGCCCAGATGGCCGGCCTGCCGGCAGAGGTGCGGGCCGTCACCGACCGGCTGGACGCCGTGGGCAACACCACCGCCGCCATGGGGAAGGGCTTTGCCATCGGTTCCGCCGCCCTGACGGCCCTGGGGCTCTTCTCCGCTTACGCCACCACCACGGGGCTGGGCGCCATCGACCTGCTGGACCCGCGAGTGATTGCCGGCGCCCTGGTGGGCGGCATGCTGCCCATGCTGTTCTCCGCCCTGGCCGTCGAGGCCGTGGGCCGGGCGGCCTTTGCCATGATCGAGGAGGTCCGGCGCCAGTTCCGCCAGAAGCCGGGCATCCTAACGGGGCAGGAGCGGCCCGATTACGCCCGCTGCGTGGACATCAGCACCCGTTCGGCCCTGGCCCAGATGGTGCTGCCGGGCCTGCTGGCGGTGGCCGCGCCCCTGGCCGTGGGCCTGATCCTGGGGCCCGAGGCGGTGGGCGGCCTCCTGGCGGGGGCCATGGTGACCGGCGTGCTGGTGGCCATCTTCATGGCCAACGCGGGCGGCGCCTGGGACAACGCCAAGAAGTTCATCGAGGGGGGCGCCCTGGGAGGCAAGGGCTCCGACCCCCACCGGGCGGCGGTGGTGGGTGACACCGTGGGCGACCCCTTCAAGGACACGGCGGGCCCGTCCCTGAACATCCTGATCAAGCTGATGTCCGTGGTGGCCCTGGTCTTCGCGCCCCTCTTCCTGCGGCTGGGCGGCTAG
- the secG gene encoding preprotein translocase subunit SecG yields the protein MLILHILAVIGLIAAVILQSGRSAGLSGAIAGGAEAFFGKRRGLDDFLSRMTVILAVVFFVTSFVLGYFMK from the coding sequence ATGCTGATCCTGCACATCCTGGCGGTGATCGGCCTGATTGCCGCGGTCATCTTGCAGTCGGGCCGCAGCGCCGGCCTCTCGGGGGCCATCGCCGGCGGGGCCGAGGCCTTCTTCGGCAAGCGGCGGGGGCTGGACGATTTTCTCAGCCGCATGACGGTGATCCTGGCCGTCGTGTTCTTCGTCACCTCCTTCGTGCTGGGCTATTTCATGAAGTGA
- the eno gene encoding phosphopyruvate hydratase, which yields MSTLIAGVEARQILDSRGNPTVEVDVWLEDGAFGRAAVPSGASTGTFEAVELRDGGEAYGGKGVLKAVENVVEVIAPEVVGMDALDQAAIDRTLVELDGTPNKGRLGANAILGVSLAVARAAASSVGLPLYRYLGGVNARLLPVPLMNILNGGRHADNNVDVQEFMVVPAGAPTFGDALRMGAEIFHALHRVLSERGLATGVGDEGGFAPDLQSNEAALDVLMEAIQRAGYRPGEDVALAIDAAASEWYRPEEGVYVLEGQGQRLDADELIAMYARWLERYPLVSLEDGLAEEDWEGWRRLTAQLGGRLQLVGDDLFVTNVERVQRGIAAGAANAVLVKVNQIGTLTETLLTMDTAARAGYRNIISHRSGETEDVTIADLAVATRAGQIKTGAPSRSERVAKYNQLLRIEEQLGESAQYAGWAAFGRR from the coding sequence GTGAGCACGCTGATCGCGGGGGTCGAAGCCCGCCAGATCCTGGACTCCCGGGGCAACCCCACGGTGGAGGTGGACGTCTGGCTGGAAGACGGCGCCTTCGGCCGGGCGGCCGTGCCGTCGGGGGCGTCGACGGGCACCTTTGAGGCGGTGGAACTGCGGGACGGCGGCGAGGCGTACGGGGGCAAGGGCGTCCTCAAGGCGGTGGAGAACGTGGTGGAGGTCATCGCCCCCGAGGTGGTGGGGATGGACGCCCTGGACCAGGCCGCCATCGACCGCACCCTGGTCGAGCTGGACGGCACCCCCAACAAGGGGCGGCTGGGCGCCAACGCCATCCTGGGGGTGTCCCTGGCGGTGGCCCGGGCCGCGGCCTCTTCCGTGGGCCTGCCCCTGTACCGGTACCTGGGTGGGGTCAACGCCCGGCTGCTGCCGGTTCCTCTGATGAACATCCTCAACGGCGGGCGCCATGCCGACAACAACGTGGACGTGCAGGAGTTCATGGTGGTGCCGGCGGGTGCGCCCACCTTTGGCGACGCCCTGCGCATGGGCGCAGAGATCTTCCACGCCCTGCACCGGGTGCTGAGCGAGCGGGGGCTGGCCACCGGCGTGGGGGATGAGGGCGGCTTCGCCCCCGACCTCCAGTCCAACGAGGCGGCCCTGGACGTGCTCATGGAGGCGATCCAGCGGGCGGGTTACCGGCCCGGGGAGGACGTGGCCCTGGCCATCGACGCCGCGGCCAGCGAGTGGTACCGGCCGGAGGAAGGCGTCTACGTGCTGGAGGGACAAGGCCAGCGGCTGGATGCCGACGAGCTGATCGCCATGTACGCCCGCTGGCTCGAACGCTACCCGCTGGTTTCCCTGGAAGACGGGCTGGCCGAAGAAGACTGGGAAGGCTGGCGCCGGCTCACGGCCCAGCTGGGCGGCCGCCTGCAGCTGGTGGGCGACGACCTGTTCGTCACCAATGTGGAGCGGGTCCAGCGGGGCATTGCTGCCGGGGCGGCCAATGCGGTGCTGGTCAAGGTGAACCAGATCGGCACCCTGACGGAGACCCTGCTCACCATGGACACGGCGGCCCGGGCAGGGTACCGCAACATCATCTCCCACCGTTCGGGCGAAACGGAGGACGTGACCATTGCCGATCTGGCCGTCGCCACCCGGGCCGGCCAGATCAAGACCGGCGCTCCGTCCCGCTCGGAGCGGGTCGCCAAGTACAACCAGCTGCTGCGCATCGAGGAGCAGCTGGGCGAGAGCGCCCAGTACGCCGGCTGGGCCGCCTTCGGCCGCCGCTAG
- the gpmI gene encoding 2,3-bisphosphoglycerate-independent phosphoglycerate mutase: MTIAGINRPRPVALIILDGWGLRAERENNAVALAETPVMDELWAHWPHSQLEASGEAVGLPRGLMGNSNVGHLNLGAGRIVYQDIVRISRAIADGSFFANEALVGAARRARQRGGRLHLIGLVSDGGVHSDLEHLLALLELGRREGVETVVHAFTDGRDTPPTSAPEYLRRVAAAGGRIATVVGRYFAMDRDKRWDRTERAYRALVLGEGRRAPSPEAAVEQAYAAGQTDEFIEPVVITGEDGQPLPRITARDETVFFNFRADRARQLARALADPAFNAFARPQGVGPVPLTQMVEYDEEFPLPTAFPPVYLKETFGEVVSRAGLSQLRIAETEKYAHVTYFFNGREETPFPGEERVLVPSPKVATYDLKPEMSAPEVTEQVVAAIDSGRFDAVVLNFANPDMVGHTGVLEAAIKACATVDRCLGRVLEAIRRQDGAALVLADHGNAEIMVDPATGEPHTAHTTSPVPCVLVDRRRRHVRLRDGILADAAPTLLELLGLEPPGAMTGRSLIVGG; this comes from the coding sequence AGCGGGAGAACAACGCCGTCGCCCTGGCCGAGACCCCGGTGATGGACGAGCTCTGGGCCCACTGGCCCCACAGCCAGCTGGAGGCCAGCGGCGAGGCGGTAGGCCTGCCCCGCGGCCTGATGGGCAACTCCAACGTGGGCCACCTCAACCTGGGGGCCGGGCGCATCGTCTACCAGGACATCGTCCGCATCAGCCGCGCCATCGCCGACGGGTCCTTCTTCGCCAACGAGGCCCTGGTGGGAGCGGCGCGGCGGGCCCGGCAGCGGGGCGGCCGGCTCCACCTGATCGGGCTGGTGTCCGACGGCGGGGTCCACTCCGACCTGGAGCACCTGCTGGCCCTGCTGGAACTGGGCCGGCGGGAGGGGGTCGAGACGGTGGTCCACGCCTTCACCGACGGCCGGGACACGCCGCCCACCAGCGCACCCGAGTACCTGCGGCGGGTGGCGGCGGCCGGGGGCCGCATCGCCACCGTGGTGGGCCGCTATTTCGCCATGGACCGGGACAAGCGCTGGGACCGCACCGAGCGCGCCTACCGGGCGCTGGTGCTGGGGGAGGGCCGCCGCGCCCCCTCGCCCGAGGCGGCGGTGGAACAGGCTTACGCTGCCGGGCAGACCGACGAGTTCATCGAGCCCGTGGTGATCACCGGCGAGGATGGGCAGCCCCTGCCCCGGATCACCGCCCGGGACGAGACGGTCTTCTTCAACTTCCGGGCCGACCGGGCGCGGCAGCTGGCCCGTGCCCTGGCCGATCCGGCCTTCAACGCCTTTGCCCGGCCCCAGGGGGTGGGCCCGGTGCCGCTGACCCAGATGGTCGAATACGACGAGGAATTCCCCCTGCCCACCGCGTTCCCGCCGGTGTACCTGAAGGAAACCTTCGGCGAGGTGGTGTCCCGGGCCGGGCTCTCCCAGCTGCGCATCGCCGAGACGGAGAAGTACGCCCACGTGACCTACTTCTTCAACGGCCGGGAGGAGACGCCGTTCCCCGGGGAGGAGCGGGTGCTGGTCCCCTCCCCCAAGGTGGCCACCTACGACCTCAAGCCGGAGATGAGCGCCCCCGAGGTGACGGAGCAGGTGGTGGCCGCCATCGACAGCGGCCGCTTCGACGCCGTGGTCCTCAACTTCGCCAACCCCGACATGGTGGGGCACACGGGCGTGCTGGAAGCGGCCATCAAAGCGTGTGCCACCGTGGACCGCTGCCTTGGCCGGGTGCTGGAGGCCATCCGCCGCCAGGACGGGGCCGCCCTGGTGCTGGCGGACCACGGCAACGCCGAGATCATGGTCGACCCGGCCACGGGCGAGCCGCACACGGCCCACACCACCAGCCCCGTGCCCTGCGTGCTGGTCGACCGGCGGCGCCGGCACGTGCGGCTGCGGGACGGGATCCTGGCCGACGCCGCGCCGACGCTGCTGGAGCTTCTGGGGCTGGAGCCGCCGGGGGCCATGACCGGCCGGTCCCTGATCGTCGGGGGCTAA